One window of the Polyangiaceae bacterium genome contains the following:
- a CDS encoding FAD-binding oxidoreductase: MAGGKLGALGRSQPLSQRADVVIIGAGIMGLSVAYNMAKLLNRHKVGKRIVVVDRGYLCGGASGRNGGGVRAQWSSETNVRLMLESLEICKSFASEHRINTWFRQGGYLFVARSPEKVEMLQQSAELQKRCGLDTRLLEPREVKRVVPELDTTQISIASYNPNDAVVFPWPFVWGYAEGALEFGAEIHTFTEVLGIETDGQNIRKVITSKGSIETELVINAAGAHSPEVARLVGVELPNHPHRHEICASEPLKPWLTPLVADLENGLYFSQSTRGEIVGGVGNAQVPEGPDQSSSARFLALYSRALTSLCPAVARVKVLRQWAGLYDLTPDANPIVGGVDQLPGFFQLSGFMGHGFMMAPVMGKLTAEHLVTGAAQPLFERWNLRRFAAGQLLSEGMIIG, from the coding sequence ATGGCTGGGGGGAAGCTTGGTGCGCTAGGCAGATCACAACCGCTCAGTCAGCGAGCGGACGTCGTGATCATCGGCGCCGGCATCATGGGGCTCTCCGTGGCCTACAACATGGCCAAGCTGCTGAACCGTCACAAGGTCGGCAAGCGCATCGTGGTGGTGGATCGGGGCTACTTGTGCGGTGGAGCCAGCGGGCGCAACGGGGGCGGTGTGCGCGCCCAGTGGTCCAGCGAGACCAACGTCCGGCTGATGCTCGAGAGCCTGGAAATCTGCAAGAGCTTCGCCAGCGAGCACCGCATCAACACCTGGTTTCGCCAAGGCGGGTACCTCTTCGTGGCTCGTAGCCCGGAGAAGGTCGAGATGTTGCAGCAGAGCGCGGAGCTACAGAAGCGCTGTGGTCTCGACACGCGGTTGCTCGAACCCCGCGAGGTCAAGCGCGTGGTTCCTGAGCTCGACACGACTCAGATCAGTATCGCGAGCTACAATCCGAATGATGCAGTGGTGTTTCCCTGGCCCTTCGTCTGGGGCTACGCGGAAGGCGCGCTGGAATTCGGAGCGGAGATTCACACCTTCACCGAGGTCCTGGGTATCGAGACCGACGGCCAGAATATCCGCAAGGTTATTACATCCAAGGGCAGTATCGAGACGGAGCTAGTGATCAACGCCGCCGGTGCACACAGCCCGGAGGTCGCTCGCCTGGTCGGTGTGGAGCTGCCCAATCACCCCCATCGCCACGAGATTTGCGCCAGCGAACCGCTGAAGCCCTGGCTGACTCCCCTCGTCGCTGACCTGGAGAACGGGCTCTACTTCTCCCAGTCGACGCGCGGCGAGATCGTGGGTGGTGTTGGCAACGCGCAAGTGCCCGAGGGTCCCGATCAGAGCTCCAGCGCCCGCTTCTTGGCGCTCTACTCACGCGCGCTCACGAGCCTGTGCCCAGCCGTCGCGCGGGTGAAGGTGCTGCGACAGTGGGCCGGGCTCTACGACCTGACACCGGACGCGAACCCAATCGTCGGCGGGGTGGACCAGCTGCCCGGCTTCTTTCAGCTCTCCGGTTTCATGGGACACGGCTTCATGATGGCGCCGGTGATGGGCAAGCTCACCGCGGAGCACTTGGTGACGGGCGCTGCACAACCGCTGTTCGAGCGCTGGAACCTGCGTCGCTTTGCAGCAGGGCAGCTGCTCAGCGAGGGGATGATCATCGGTTGA
- a CDS encoding 3'(2'),5'-bisphosphate nucleotidase CysQ yields the protein MSHETLSVMLTLARGAAELIREIYDTEFKVDYKGPKDPVTEADRKANRLICDGLAAAFPDAAIVAEESKPESYVDFRKAKQVFFVDPLDGTKEFIKRNGEFVVMLGMIEDDLARASVILAPATGYAWIGEVGAGAWEIAPDDTRTQIFVSPQAALDQARVVASRSHRTEESERALAILGVDRIEALGSAGLKGAEVASGRAEAYVSPGTAGKRWDACAVDALVRAAGGMVTDAYGDNIDYRGENLTNDRGIVATNSALHAALIERLAIAKAARDGG from the coding sequence ATGAGCCACGAAACCCTGAGCGTCATGCTGACGCTCGCGCGCGGCGCAGCGGAGCTGATTCGCGAGATCTACGACACCGAGTTCAAGGTCGACTACAAAGGCCCCAAGGACCCGGTGACCGAGGCTGACCGCAAGGCGAATCGCCTGATTTGCGACGGGCTGGCAGCGGCCTTCCCCGACGCAGCGATCGTCGCGGAGGAGTCGAAACCGGAGAGCTACGTTGATTTCCGCAAGGCAAAGCAAGTGTTCTTCGTCGACCCGCTGGATGGCACCAAGGAGTTCATCAAGAGAAACGGCGAGTTCGTGGTCATGCTGGGCATGATTGAAGACGACCTCGCACGTGCCTCGGTCATCCTGGCGCCAGCGACGGGCTATGCCTGGATCGGTGAAGTCGGCGCTGGTGCCTGGGAGATCGCCCCGGATGACACCCGCACGCAAATCTTCGTGAGTCCGCAGGCGGCGCTCGACCAAGCGCGGGTCGTCGCAAGTCGCTCCCACCGCACCGAGGAGAGCGAGCGTGCGCTAGCGATCCTCGGAGTGGATCGCATCGAAGCCTTGGGCAGCGCCGGCTTGAAAGGCGCCGAAGTCGCCAGCGGACGCGCGGAGGCGTACGTCTCTCCTGGAACGGCCGGCAAGCGCTGGGACGCATGCGCCGTGGACGCGCTGGTGCGCGCTGCCGGCGGCATGGTGACCGACGCCTACGGCGACAACATCGATTACCGCGGGGAAAATCTAACCAACGACCGTGGCATCGTCGCGACGAACAGCGCGCTACACGCGGCGTTGATCGAACGCCTCGCGATCGCGAAGGCGGCAAGAGACGGCGGCTGA
- a CDS encoding aldo/keto reductase codes for MRRTVLGKTGLKISSLGLGTWGLSGDAYGSVSEGDQERVIERARALGISLFETADVYGHGEMERRLGRLLSADGKAVVVTKVGTDRDSSPPRKCFKPDYLKPAIEKSLERLKFPRVVVLLHNPSKKAVEAEGTCELLRKLTEDKSIAGWGVSAGDVEVGRAALEQGAQVLQLAFNAFMRRDFQELKGEIEAHEAALLARSVLAHGLLCGHWSLHKDFPDGDHREERWTPDDLRRRINQLSALRSVIGGEVLTMRAAALRYVLATEGVTAAILGPKSAVQLDQLVREAGREQPYLSDEKFNKLEARLADVGVTT; via the coding sequence ATGCGCCGAACGGTACTCGGAAAGACTGGGCTGAAGATCAGCTCGCTGGGCCTCGGAACGTGGGGGCTCTCGGGCGACGCATATGGCTCGGTGAGTGAGGGAGACCAAGAGCGCGTGATCGAGCGCGCTCGGGCGCTCGGCATTTCGCTGTTCGAGACCGCAGACGTCTACGGCCACGGGGAAATGGAGCGCCGCCTTGGTCGCTTGCTCAGCGCCGATGGCAAAGCGGTGGTCGTTACCAAGGTGGGAACGGATCGCGACTCCAGTCCCCCACGGAAATGCTTCAAGCCCGACTACCTGAAGCCGGCGATCGAAAAGAGCCTAGAGCGCCTGAAGTTTCCGCGGGTCGTGGTGCTGCTGCACAATCCGTCGAAGAAGGCGGTCGAGGCAGAGGGCACTTGCGAGCTCCTGCGCAAGCTCACGGAAGACAAATCCATCGCGGGCTGGGGTGTGAGCGCCGGTGACGTCGAAGTGGGACGCGCGGCGCTGGAGCAAGGCGCACAGGTGCTGCAGCTCGCGTTCAACGCCTTCATGCGGCGCGATTTCCAGGAGCTGAAAGGGGAAATCGAAGCGCACGAGGCGGCGCTGCTCGCACGCAGCGTACTCGCTCATGGGCTCCTGTGTGGACACTGGTCTCTCCACAAGGATTTCCCCGATGGCGATCACCGCGAGGAGCGCTGGACGCCCGATGACTTGAGGCGCCGCATCAACCAACTCTCCGCCCTGCGGTCTGTCATCGGCGGCGAGGTGCTCACGATGCGGGCGGCGGCGTTGCGCTACGTCCTCGCCACGGAGGGCGTAACGGCGGCGATTCTTGGCCCGAAGAGCGCGGTCCAGCTCGACCAGCTGGTGCGTGAAGCCGGGCGCGAACAGCCCTACCTGAGCGACGAAAAGTTCAACAAGTTGGAAGCTCGCCTCGCTGACGTCGGAGTGACGACATGA
- a CDS encoding SRPBCC domain-containing protein: MPVTPRRIYDAWLSSEEHTAFTGSPADVSSRKGGKFTAHAGYIEGANVELEKGTRIVQTWRTRDFPEGADDSQLEITFLQSESGTRIVINHGGIPEGQGERYHAGWGKNYFKPMSRYFLNQREAPEVLQRSARNAAQKAAHDAGPPKETKREEAAEEAAPPAPKSASARKHSTVPSSSAKTAASKTAASRAATSQAAASKAPASKPGARRKAPGPGDETPRSTRQRAKPAAAPTNKKARRAAPAASTSKPTAKSKTRKPAKRKSG; this comes from the coding sequence ATGCCTGTCACGCCCCGCCGCATCTACGATGCTTGGCTGTCCTCAGAGGAACACACGGCCTTCACGGGATCGCCGGCTGACGTTTCGTCACGCAAGGGAGGTAAGTTCACCGCCCACGCGGGCTACATCGAAGGCGCGAACGTCGAGCTGGAGAAGGGTACGCGGATCGTTCAGACCTGGCGCACGCGCGACTTCCCAGAAGGAGCAGACGACTCCCAGCTCGAGATCACGTTCTTACAAAGTGAATCTGGGACACGCATCGTCATCAATCACGGCGGTATCCCCGAAGGACAAGGGGAGCGCTACCACGCAGGCTGGGGCAAGAACTACTTCAAGCCCATGTCGCGCTATTTCCTCAATCAGCGCGAAGCGCCGGAAGTACTGCAGCGCTCGGCTCGCAATGCAGCGCAGAAGGCAGCCCACGACGCGGGGCCGCCCAAGGAAACAAAGCGCGAGGAAGCCGCCGAGGAGGCCGCACCCCCGGCGCCGAAATCCGCATCCGCACGGAAACATTCGACGGTTCCCTCTAGCAGCGCCAAGACCGCTGCTTCCAAGACGGCAGCATCCAGGGCCGCTACATCGCAGGCCGCTGCATCCAAGGCCCCGGCGAGCAAGCCCGGGGCCCGCCGCAAAGCGCCTGGCCCGGGAGACGAAACGCCCCGCTCGACCCGGCAACGCGCCAAGCCCGCTGCGGCGCCAACCAACAAGAAGGCCCGGCGAGCGGCGCCTGCTGCCTCCACGAGTAAGCCCACCGCCAAATCGAAGACCCGCAAGCCAGCAAAGCGGAAGAGCGGCTGA
- a CDS encoding tRNA (guanine-N7)-methyltransferase, translating to MRNYPYEHAPRLPDSESIDPRALLGVDQPVELEIGPGRGWFMVERVENDATAHILGLEVKLKWATIVDERLKQRGFGDRARVFAEDVAAVLPKFRAGSLSRVYVHFPDPWWKKRHQKRLVVRDEVISEVVRTLVPEGELFVQTDVEERAEAYQRLLDGVPQLAAIPGGPRVTDNPFGARSPRERKAIQDELPVFRLLYRRVSDQ from the coding sequence ATGCGCAACTACCCCTACGAGCACGCTCCGCGACTGCCCGATTCCGAATCGATTGATCCGCGGGCGCTACTTGGTGTCGATCAACCCGTAGAACTCGAGATCGGTCCCGGGCGTGGCTGGTTCATGGTCGAGCGTGTCGAGAACGACGCGACCGCGCACATCCTTGGGCTCGAAGTGAAACTCAAGTGGGCCACGATCGTTGACGAGCGGCTGAAGCAGCGAGGCTTCGGCGATCGCGCTCGTGTGTTCGCGGAGGACGTCGCTGCGGTGCTCCCGAAGTTTCGAGCGGGTTCGCTTTCTCGCGTTTACGTTCACTTCCCAGATCCCTGGTGGAAGAAGCGCCACCAGAAGCGCCTCGTGGTGCGCGATGAAGTGATCTCCGAGGTGGTGCGCACGCTGGTGCCAGAGGGCGAGCTGTTCGTCCAAACCGACGTGGAGGAGCGCGCGGAGGCCTATCAGCGACTGCTCGACGGCGTCCCCCAGCTCGCCGCCATACCCGGCGGGCCGCGGGTGACAGACAACCCGTTTGGCGCCCGGAGCCCCCGAGAGCGCAAGGCCATCCAAGACGAACTCCCGGTTTTTAGGCTGCTTTATCGGCGAGTAAGCGACCAGTGA